In Bacteroidales bacterium, one DNA window encodes the following:
- a CDS encoding D-glycero-beta-D-manno-heptose-7-phosphate kinase yields the protein MITYTPEQVNDIFERFGLLSVMVIGDVMVDSYLWGKVNRISPEAPVPVVEVTRRTNRLGGAANVALNLRAIGARPYLCSVIGKDDKAVVFNRLLKDNNLFTEGILQSSQRITTTKFRVIGNNTQMLRVDEEVNTPLESDDHEKFLALIQQIINSVRIDAIVFQDYDKGVITPGLICKIVELAGEMKIPIVVDPKKRNFSNYRNVTLFKPNIKELSEGLGVSLDGFTIDKLRQAVRLLHKKLHTALILATLSDDGIFISRQHSDGTYSDQHIPAHLRSIADVSGAGDTVVSLACLALAAGMTDYEIAAISNLAGGQVCEMVGVVPVDRTKLMSELLNRKL from the coding sequence ATGATCACTTATACTCCAGAACAAGTCAACGACATTTTCGAACGGTTCGGCCTTTTATCGGTAATGGTAATTGGCGATGTGATGGTTGACTCCTATCTTTGGGGCAAAGTCAACAGAATTTCCCCTGAGGCCCCGGTTCCTGTAGTTGAAGTGACAAGACGAACCAACCGGCTTGGAGGTGCGGCCAACGTAGCGCTGAATCTTAGAGCTATTGGCGCAAGACCTTATCTTTGCTCGGTTATTGGAAAAGACGATAAAGCTGTTGTTTTTAACCGTCTTTTGAAAGATAACAACCTTTTTACCGAGGGTATCCTTCAGAGTTCGCAAAGGATCACAACAACCAAATTCAGGGTGATCGGGAATAATACCCAAATGTTGCGGGTGGATGAAGAGGTGAATACACCACTCGAGTCTGATGATCATGAAAAGTTTTTAGCGCTGATCCAACAAATCATCAACTCCGTAAGAATTGACGCCATCGTATTCCAGGATTATGACAAAGGAGTAATTACGCCGGGATTGATTTGTAAAATTGTTGAACTGGCCGGGGAAATGAAGATTCCCATCGTAGTAGACCCGAAGAAGAGAAACTTCTCCAACTACCGCAATGTAACCCTATTCAAACCCAATATCAAGGAGCTTTCGGAAGGATTGGGTGTTTCTCTGGATGGGTTCACTATTGACAAATTGCGTCAAGCGGTTCGTTTGCTGCACAAAAAACTTCACACAGCCTTAATCCTTGCAACACTCTCGGATGATGGTATCTTCATCAGTCGACAGCACTCCGACGGTACCTACTCCGACCAGCATATCCCGGCACATTTACGCTCGATAGCTGATGTTTCGGGTGCAGGCGATACAGTGGTGAGTCTTGCCTGTCTGGCATTGGCAGCCGGGATGACTGACTATGAAATAGCAGCAATAAGCAATCTTGCCGGCGGTCAGGTTTGCGAAATGGTAGGTGTTGTTCCTGTTGACCGCACAAAACTAATGTCAGAGCTTCTCAACCGAAAGCTCTGA
- a CDS encoding PorT family protein: protein MSHKRISQVATTITLLLISISLFPQANKVPNLKLYDYDPLHFGFILAANQMGFVLKTNEDIHQMYFKGSQLPQFDLGVADVDSASVYGIQAVPHLGFTVGIVGDKNIGEYFNLRFIPSLSFGSRDLQYDTRLYKKDFDGSDTTISRVINQKINSTFVDFPLYLKYKSKRAYNMRAYIFTGIKFSFDLASQANKTEENNYEPKLYRTDSNFVLGTGLDFYMNWFKFGVELSMSYGMKDMLLRENNLYTEGIESLRSKIFMLTFTFE from the coding sequence TTGAGCCATAAAAGGATTTCGCAGGTTGCAACCACAATCACACTTTTACTAATAAGCATATCGCTTTTTCCGCAGGCAAACAAAGTTCCCAACCTTAAACTGTACGATTATGACCCGTTGCATTTTGGTTTCATTCTGGCTGCCAACCAAATGGGATTTGTATTAAAGACAAATGAAGATATCCACCAAATGTATTTCAAAGGATCCCAATTACCGCAATTCGACCTTGGTGTAGCAGATGTTGACTCAGCTTCAGTTTATGGAATTCAGGCCGTTCCACACCTTGGCTTTACCGTTGGAATAGTCGGCGATAAGAACATTGGTGAATATTTCAACCTTCGCTTTATCCCCAGTCTGTCATTTGGAAGCAGAGACCTGCAATACGACACAAGGCTTTACAAGAAAGATTTTGATGGTAGCGACACTACGATTTCACGCGTGATCAACCAAAAGATCAACTCAACTTTCGTTGATTTCCCCTTATACCTGAAGTACAAATCCAAGCGGGCATACAACATGAGAGCCTATATCTTTACCGGCATCAAATTTAGTTTCGACCTTGCCTCACAAGCCAATAAAACAGAAGAAAACAATTATGAACCAAAACTCTACCGAACGGACAGCAATTTTGTTCTGGGTACGGGGCTCGATTTTTACATGAACTGGTTTAAATTTGGCGTCGAACTTTCGATGTCTTATGGAATGAAAGATATGTTGCTGAGAGAGAATAATTTATATACAGAAGGGATAGAAAGCCTGCGCTCAAAGATTTTTATGCTTACTTTTACCTTCGAATAA